The Vigna unguiculata cultivar IT97K-499-35 chromosome 1, ASM411807v1, whole genome shotgun sequence nucleotide sequence TCAATATCAACCAGTCTGATAAATTatagaaactaaaatattaaaataaaattaaactaaattagaaactattaagaaaataatttgaaggaaattgaagagaatgcaagagaaaagagaaaaaaagatatagagaaaaaaaaaaagtggaagaAGCAGAAGCTCTAGGGTTAGTTATATAGCACGAAACAGACAAGAGGCGAACGAAGTAAGTTCGGTGTGGAGAAGCAAAACAGAACACAGTTTAGTTTTCTTACAAAAATTTGAGCGGAAACTGAATTGTTCTACTTTTCCACTGAAGAACACGCCATAGTTCATGATGCGTTATAAGGTTCTGAAATCGAACACAGAAACCCTTCCAAGGCCAAAACGCCGACGTCAACGACCAAAATCATGGCCTATTACATTCTCCCCTTTCGCTCGCTCTCTCGTTCTCGCTCGCATGCATTCTCTGCACGCGCCTAAGCGTCGCTCTCAAAACCCTAACCCCACTCTCCCTGCTAAGGAGCCCCAACCGGCACAGTCTTCTCACCATCATTTAAATGTAAGACTTCTTATCCCAGTTCTCATGTGTTTCTTATAGATATAATGTTTCTAATTCAACATTGAACTGGTAAGATTAATCGGAATAATGCGCGTGTTGTTTTAGGGAGTTGTGCGAGAAGATTTTTCCAAACCCGAACATTCCGAGTCTTCCGACGAGGATTCTGATGTAAGACCTCTTACCTAATcctaatctttatttttattttttaattaacaaacTGTTTCTAATTCAACATTGGATTACTGAGCTCAAGTTTTGAAGTAGCGGACACTCCAAACAATTTGACTTTGTGGCTGAAAAAATGGTCACGGAGCAGTTTTTTAAACCTGAACTGAGTTTAATTGAAATAGTTGTGTTGTTATAGGGAGTTGTCCAAgcagatttttcatttttcgaTCCAAAACCTGATGATTTTCATGGAGTGAAGACCTTATTGCAAAACTATCTTGACAATGAAGAATGGGATTTGAGTGCCTTTGTAGAGTTGATTTTGGAGCAGAGCACTGTGGGGACTGTTGTTAAGATAGAGGATGATGAGGATGAAGGAATCTTTGCTCTTGTTACTGCTCTTAATCTGTATAGATACCGGGTAACTGGCCTACTCTTATGCATCAAACTTGCTATGCTTTGGGACTGGTTTAGCAAACAACATCAACTTTCTAAGTGGTTGTAAATACTTTTGCCAGGAGCATAGATGCATGGTGACACTCAAGGATTTTCTACTCCATAAAGCTCACCAAGAGAAGGATGTAGCTGACAAGTTGAGATTGCTTTTGGTGGAGCAAGAACGCGATGTAGCTATCCTGGTATCTCAGCGCATGGTGAACCTTCCTCCCCAGCTTTTACCTCCACTTTATGATGCCCTTTTTGATGAAGTGTTGTGGGCCACAGAAGATGAGGTTAGATGTCAGTAATATCACATTGGTGAGGTGTTACTGCGTGTTTCTGTTTAGCGATGGTTTTCCTACTTAGAACTTAAATTGTCGTGTTTTGTATTTAACAGCCAACTGAGGAGCTCCGAAATTCCTTCAAGTTTAAGCATTATATAATACTTAGCAAAGTTTACGTGGTATGTATGATGCTGTAGaatcaccctttctgtgtgtggcTTATGTTAAGATGTTTTCTTATGTTCCAATTTCATTGTTCCCCAACATTTTACTTATCTTTGGGTGTCAAAATATAGCTCAAGAACGCAGAACAGAAAACAAAACGGGACAATGACAATGACAATGAGGAGggaataatatatttaaagctTGAGGATGAAATATTTCATAAGGTATTGATATTTTTTGGCATCATTTTGAGTTATTTTGTTTCTGATTTATTACTGATTATTTTCCTGATAATATCCAGTTAAGCTCATGGTCCTTCTACTTTCCATGGCAAAGTCAGCAGCCTGCACCTCATGAGGcaagttttatgtttttcaatcttaattatcatttttatgttCATAATTCTCATTAACATGCTAAAAGTTACTTattttttgttaactttttaatgTGACCTAGAATACATCTATACTTTATTTGCCAAGGTGGTCTTTCTGTGTGGTTGTGATGTTTACATAAATGAAGTAACATGCACAGTACTGATTAGTTAAACTAAGTTAGTTTTGTGTTATTGAGTTAGTATAAGTTAGCCTAAGCGAAGTGAAATTTGAGCCTAATTCAGCTTCACAATTTGAGCCGAGGACTGGACATCTCAAGTGTGAGACGGGGGGAACCCAATAATAGGTGACATTATAGATCCAATAAACTTGACAAGAGGATAGACTTTGAATGACTTCAATTGACAAGAGGATAGACTCAAATTGTGTTATTGAGTTAGTATAAGTTAGCCTAAGCAAAGTGGAATTTGAGCCTAATTCAGCCTCACAATTTGAGCCGAGGACTGGGCATCTCAAGTGTGAGATGGGGGGAACCCAATAATTGGTGACATTATAGATCCAATAAACTTGACAAGAGGATAGACTTTGAATGACTTCAATACCTACGAGGAAGTGGGATTTAGACCTAACTTAACCTCACAAAGTTGGCTTAGTAAGGATAAATttacactcacttatatattataatttggttatatctttagtcgatgtgagatacctttctctctctctctctctctctctatatatatatatatatatatatatatatatatatgtgtgtgtgtgtgtgtgtgtgtgtgtgtgtgtgtgtgtgtgtgtgtggaaaATGCTAACAAGTGCCATGACTTGCAGTGCATCTTCAGTATGATTTTCTGTTAGagttttctatttattaatttcttaatcagtACCCCAAGGGTATGGGTTATACCACTTATTAGCAAGACCCACCTATACCTGGGAAAGTTCCAATTGGTGTGAGGCCTTATAGATATCCTCACACccacaattgaaaaattgagaaTCCAGTGAAGGAGATGGTAAATTTGGGGATTATATGGTAGTACATTGATTGGGTTTATGCCATTCCTGTAATTCCAGTGAGGAAAGAGGACTCCGTATGACAAATGTGTATTGATTATTGTACTCTTGATAGGGGATTATGTGGTGGGCGAATTGCTTGATAAGTTGCACAGGGCTAGCTTCTTTTCCAAGCTTATTTCGATGAGTTGCAAATGGTGTCTGTGAATAAAATTTCCAAATATTGCGAATGAAAAAACTTGCAAGGAATTGTAATGGATAACAacgataaaataaaagaaaaatgggaAGGAGTCAAAAAGTGATAACTAAGGATGAGGATCTAAGTAAATCGAATTCCTTTTTCAAAGGGCTATAGGccaactcaaattttcatgattGGGATTCGTTGTACGGATGAATGATGGAGCAGATCAGAAATCACTTGGCTCTTCATGTTATTCAAAATCAATCTTTTGTGACTTTCATTGATATGTAATGAAAGGAGGCGGAGATGGTTATGCTAATTTTTCAGTTGGAGTGATATGCTTAGTTTTTTTATCGGATGACTCGTTGTGTCTAAAAGTTTGTTTCATGTCTGTTTTTCTTTGGCTATGAAGATCGTAGTTCTTACAAAAGATTGGATGTTAAGAAAAAGACTACTGTTATAAGTTATCATCTAAGGTGTAGTTACCTTGGTTTAACAGCCAAAGCAATCATgtcaaattgaaatttattttcaataacatTGGATATGATTGATTGCCTCATTTCTCTTCGCTGCTACATTATTAGCACGGGAAGTCGGCTATAAAACTCTACATTTTAATTTGCTCacttataattttgaataaggCTTTACATTACATTTATTAAGGATTAGATGGGActatatttaaaactattaacGTGGAAGGCTCATTTTAAGGTGTGAATGCAAAAATTCTGAATTTTTGTGAGTGTCTtgctaaaatttgaaatggTCGAAGTGGATAGCAGTTTCTCTTATCAACTATTCTGAACAAAAAATTCTTTCTGCTTGCTACAGCTTAAGAATTACAAGTCCACGGGATTAATCATGGCTGTTGAAGCAGACAAAATTCCGAAATTTCGTCAAGAATTAGCTGCTGTAATAAATGAAACCTGAAGGCATCCAGAAGCTTCCTGAAGAATTAACTTTCCTGAACATGCATTTCAACTTATATATGGCAAGGGTTTGAGCTGCCAAATTTTGAAAGCTGCTTTTTATTAATTACCCTTTTGTTCTGGAATGATTGTCGTCTAGATACTGAAGACAACTAACTTCCCCCAGCTGTTATGCCAAGCGAACCAGCAAAATAGTGTGTTCTACATTGCAATGACTATGAATACCATTCTTCATTCAAAATTAGTACTAAGCTGACTGAGTATTgctgaaaaatcaaatttaatcgtttgaagagaaaaaaattggttGAAAGCAACTTAAACTCTCGGATACTATTCACATAAGCTCACACGCACACGATTTTGTTTACGTCTTAGTCAACATGAAACTGATTTCTAGTTGTGGTAAAACAGTACAACATGAATGCCATAATAAGTTAAACTTTAACTCTGAAATACTAATAAATTTCAGGATTAAGTatcttgttaatttttaaactttgataaaaaattggaatttgattatattttaaattttgatatatatttttgtttctaaattttttaaataaatgaatataatatttataatttaatgatgTTAGAATTTGTTTTGACATGTCAACTAGATTTCGAATATTACATCAAAGTTGaagaataaaatcataattaaccctaaattttatacatatggtataaaatttagttattctaACATCGACCAAATACTAATAAAGAATCATCTATTAGAAGTATAATATAcacttaaaatgaaattaattattaaagattATCTACGGGtaattcaattttcattcttaaCCAGGGATGATAAAATATTCATGCCACTACGGGTAATAtctatttgttaattattttttcaaacaaaatttgttttattacttaccaaatatattgaaaaaatactTGCAAGGTTTTCTTTTATACATGCAACTATCTATCCAggaatatgtattttttactttaaataaaattatttaaaataaattaaaattaaaattattattattatagttagacacacatcttaaattaatttattacgggatcgtatttcaattacttgtcatttttatttgttttgttgttaatgcatatctttatatataattatagattattatagttGACATTAGCCTTAATGttagcattaatattaatatttatagcataaatattattattattggtatcattattatttgtattgttattattactattcgtaatgatgttattattataaatgtgtttttttttaattatagaaaacgttgttatactaaatacttttgctaaatagagttttaatcttttaacatttttataatttataatttatattaatattattattagtattttaatggttaaataaatataataacaattatattattattctaaaaaaatttaaaataaaagaaaagcaaaaaaatGTTCGCACGGATCATAgactattatcattatttcgaaaaattaattaactgtattatattgtaatatcaattctatttattatatttaaaaccgAAATAATTATTGCACCACTTACATTtactatttcattattttaataacaacatttacaataatataatttaatttctataatatttcattatataatacttttactattttattattttaatgtataaaataaaacaaatacgtCTCGTGCATACACATGAGTCAGaatactaatttaaatagaaaaaggaaaaacatcaCTTGAAATGTAACaaattcacaataaaaaatctgtagaataattatttctttgaatCAACCTTAAACacttatttttcaaacaaaatagaATGTATAATACTCTTAAAAtatctcataaaaaaataaaactctctcaaaaaaatataaaatgatgtcaataatagataattttcttttcaaaataataaatactaatcgattattttgtttatcaagtaaacaaaaaatattttataaacaatataataataataataataataattattattattattcataatctAATATTTATGAAGTGTAGTTTtatattacaattataattaactattaTCTAAAATTATCGATTATTTACGAAAcatgtgaaaatatttttaacaaacacatcaattatttttatgataatctATTTTAGAAAAGTGGAAGCAAATTGAATGTTAGTGTCACCATGCAAGGATTTGGGACCCTTCCATtctcttttatacttttttttttcatttctattaaaGTTCATTTTTAGTGTTcccctttttctgtttttgtaaAGCAATTAATACTAGATCATTTATAAGTgaccaaaattttgatttatagTTTCTTGAAGTTTGGTGTGAttcaaactttcttttttcctATTGGTTGAGGAACAAATAAGTATGATGTAAGGGAAACTATTTGAACtataaaaatgtgtcaatttagtcctaatttttgaaatttttttttaataagatcGTTTTCAGACAAAAAATACTACGGTCGTTAACTTAATTAAtgacttttatcactaaattttaatataaatatcaatacttaattttattaaatcatttcaaatatcaatatcgttaacggtgttaataattttttgctgaaaaaagacctaattgagatattttttcaaaaactagGAGGACTCAACTCACACCTTTTACACGCGGATCATTAAacctaatatttattattttgaactCCAATTTCAAACTCTAActtcatgttttaaaatgtaattgacttaatttaataaaatttatgttaaattattgttataatcaatgtattatttactttatctgatttaaatatttaaacattgacaaataaaagaatattgatACTGAGAAGAACCTAATTGAAAAGGTTGATCTCGTCCATAATAAACCCAGTCCTACAGCCAGTTTTCTCTCATTTCTCGGCTGCGGCGACGGTAGCAGCGGCTGTTCCTTCCACTTTCTCTACCTGGGGCTCCGCCACCGAAAACCGCGCTGCCACGTCAGCACCGGAGGTTTGTCCTTCACTGTATTAGAATACAATTGAACATCAATTTGAAAGTCACAGATTTATATTGTAGGATTTTTATTCGATTAGGATTTTTCCTGGATGCATTTTTGCtctaaaaacaaacaaactcagtgttgtttttagtttttttttccaatttacaATTGAGCTCGGAAGTGTTCACGAGTTCAGTCGCGATTTTGGTAACCATGATTGAGATTCAGACTTCCCAAGAAGTTACGGTTGAGTAGGTAAGAGTTTTAAGAAGCTCACTTGCACAGTTAATTGGAAACTCTAGCTGATTCATCATCAAAAAAGGTTCTTCATATATGACCGTTTAATTTTTGTGTTCTTCTTCAATTCGGGAATTTGAGGTACTTGATCACATTCATGTTTTCAAAGTTATTATATGTGTAACCAATATAACCCTTCTCCATGGGCCTGTTTTGAGGATGGTTGAGTTTGGTTGTTAACTTTCAAACTTACAAAAACGTTTGTTGTAATTTTGAGTATTACAAAAGGCACGATATTCCAACATTGCCTAGTTTACTCTCTTTTAAAGGTTTATATACCAATACTCTCCTTATATATTCAAAGTGGATAACATGGGTTAGTTTAAATTCCTGCCTTTTTCCTTGCGTGTGCGCTCGTCCATCACTCTGAAGAGCTCCACTTCTGTTGCTTCCAATAGAGAAGTCATCTTCCTGAAGATTACTGCAGTCTAGTGGTTTACTAAATCCAAAGTATGATAACTTGATGTGAGCATTTCTATCTAGCACCAAGTGTATGAATATAGTTATGTTTATGAATTGACTCCCCAACATACTATTTGGTCACATCGTCGGTCAGTATATCCTTCAGCATTAGCAAAGCCGTCATATGAGTCATATCACCTCCAGGTAGATACTCCATTATAAGATATAAATTCTGTTCATCTTGAAAGGAACAATAAAGCATTTCAATGCACTTGTTGTCAACTTCTGCCAGTAGATTCCTCTGAAATTTTACATGTTGAACCTAGCCTCTATGAAGCATATCAGATTTCTTAAGTTTCTTCATCATAGCATATGCGCATGTATTCAGTCTCCCGTTTCTCAAAGTACCTACCTTAGCAAATTGTTATGCTCTTCCTCATAGACTTCAGCATCTGCCAACTTTTTTCCTTGCATATTACACCattcctttctctcttgcaaGTTCTTAATTTgcttcttataatttttttctgtgTACTGCTTTCCAGCTTCAACATACTATTTGGTCACATTCGAAGGTGGTTCTTAATTTGTTGGGGGGTTTGACCTTTCTTTTGCAATGACTGTAGTCTCCTTGTTTTCTGGAGACTGTGTTTTGTTTGTCTTTTGGCTTGAACTTATTAAACCAGCACCAATCCATTTTGGAAAGCTCTTGAGCCTGCTATGTTATGCACATTTACATAGAATCACCTTTTGGaacaaagaaaatcaagaaGCCCGTGTTCATCATATGAATCCAAGGCACATTAACTCTTATGAAATTGATAGAAGTTTGGAGGTTGTGGCATGCGGGAGTGAAAGAAGTGTCAGATGGAGAGAAAGAGTTGAAGATAATACAAAGGAATTAGAATAAATTTGAGAGAGTATTTTTCCCTCTCTGAGGATTCcatatttataatcattttggATACATCAGATACAATGTatgagagaagagaagagaattCAAAGAGATACACCTAGGAACTAGGATTAGCACAAAGCACGAAAACTCCTATTTAAGACTATTTATCCTATTTAAGACTACGTTGATTGTATATTGATCCTACCAAGTCTGTATATTGATTTTGGGTTCTCATGACCACCATTTCTTGGGTATGTTTCATTGATGAGCATTCTGGGGTTATCATCAACGTTCATTTGAAAAGATGGTTAAGCAAAGATGCACATTTACATTATGTTTTTGCGTACTTTAGTAGTTTGCATTCGCAAATTTTATCATCTTCTTGAATGAGACTATTTACAAATAACATGGATCAGGCTGCTGTTGAATTTGCACGAGTAAGCATGGAAAGCCAGTACTAAACACCATGTAATTTTACCCAGAATTTGACATTGCATTCTGAGGTTGAAGCAGTGCATCAGAGACTAagagaattagagtctcaatgGCAGCTTCGGAGAAAACTCTAACAATTGACAACTGCACAACAAGTGAAGGTTGGACAGTTGTTTTACCCCGTCGCAGCAGACAAAGAAGAAAAGCTACCCAATCTGGAGTTTTGGAGGAAAAACAAGAGCCATGGACTCCAACAGATTCTCTGACTGATCCAAGCAAAAAAGCAACGTTGGTGCAGAAAATGGAAAGATGTATGAATAAGATTGATAAATCTGAATTCTATCATACTTTCAGGGATCAAATTCAAACATCAATTGCTGATTACTTCAGTAAGGTTTTGGCCTCAGAGATAAAGATGCAAATGGTCATTTATGGTATAGGCAGCATTGAACTGTATGAGCCCCCTCGATTGCAGCTTAGCCTTGCAATATTgttgaaaagagatttcagtTGGATTGGAAACGTAGAGGTATTTGATCCTATTCTTTCTGCAACCGAGTCTCAGGTTTTGGAAACTCTTGGTTGTTCTGTCATGTCCATAAACGAGCATGGGAGACGGGAGGCACTGAAGCCAACAATGTTCTTCATGCCTCATTGTGAGGCAGAGTTATATAACAACCTGTTGCAAGCAAATTGGAAACTGAATCTCTTGAAAAACATGGTATTATTTGGCAACAGCTTTGAAACATATGAGCAGCATGTGTCGTTGTGTAAGAACTCACCTATTCTTAATTCGGTGGGGCATATTTTGGCTGCTCGAGGATTTACAAATGAATTTAGAATCCAAACAGTTTCAGATGATTATTATAATGCATTCCATGATTCTAGTTGGCATATTTTCAGTCCTCTCCTTGAGTCAGAGTTGCAATTTATCAATTCTTAACGGAGGGTTTCTTATAAAACATCAATATTTGACTGTGCGTCAAGCATACTATTGATCCAGTGTAAGAACTGTTATCCTCTTATGGTTATCTCTTGTATCGAAATATGCTGAGGAATCGTTTCTTTTCATATTTGGCCATTTGTTTCTTGGGGTATCTTAGAGAAGCATAAATTCATGGAAAGTTGTTGGTAAatgcttttatatttttaatttaaaatttaaagcaaaaatatattgttaaaatttagtaacaatatcttatataataaaatgttatttccCTTTGACAGAAACAACCCACCTTCTTTGTCCATTAACATCCCTACATACACACTCGTAGCCCAGACCATTTCTCCTAATTATACAATCTCATTACCTCTTGATGGATCTTCCATCCTTATCGACGTAAATCCACATTTTCCTCAAATCCTTTATTGCCTTTATATCTAAATCCTAAATTCCCAATCACCAACACCAATATGGAATCATCCTCCTCCTCTTCAATTCTTTCATCTTCTTTGCGCAACATGTCTTAACCTATCATTCCATCTCCACCTTGTTTTAACTCAACCTAGCCTTACAAGTGCTATTTCCTTACTTTCAGTTATGTGTATCTTTAACTGCTTTATATGATTCAGTCTTTTGTCACTTATGATTGAATTGTCCCTTTCTATCACAATTACCCTTTTATCATTTGAATTTAATTCAAACCGTTTCCAAGAAATTGTTAAACATCGTCAGATAAGCCATGAGTCGTAAAGTAGTGAATTTGACGATGAACACAATGTTATCGATAtcagataaagaaaaatattggcAATCTAAAATGTCTTTATAAATACAAATGAATCTACAAAGTTAAGCTATTAAAATACAACAATGTTAAGGGTTACAAAGTTCACCTTGTAGTAAAGGTGTTCTCCAAATTGAAGATGTGGATTATTTCGAAACCTTCTCCCCTAGGATAAAAATGGCCACAGTTCGATGTGTCCTTACCTTGACTTCATCTAagaggaaaaattaaaaagtaactcaattgaaaaatataaagtgatAAAACACCCAATTTACTAGAGACTCAATTAaacatattcaaaatttatcataccttaaaacttaattaagtcaacatataataatgtctaaaattgtatatataaagAAACCAACTTAGCAATTCGATTTAGATTTTCTCATAACTTTTCAATcacaatcaaacaaaacaagattaacataaaaaatacacTGTTAACTTCATAATTATTCAGGAATGAGTTTGAGAAAAgttattcaaaaaattaaatatttattttcaattaataatttatacaatataaagaaaataatatttgtgcttcttccaattaaaatattttctatcaataaaaaaatattcttctttttcatttttttacataaagtaaaaatttaaacttttgtggTCAATGCTGGTTACCTAccactttattatatatataaaatgtgataagttttgaatatatatatatatatatatatatatatatatatatatatatatatatatatatatatatatatataaaacaaagtaataataacttggattttaaaaattatgatcaaAAGTTTAAGTTTTTGTTATAcgtaaaaagatgaaaaaaaatattttttattgatagaaattttttataagaggaagtataaatatttatttatttataatataaaaaatattaattgaaaataaatatttaactttttgaatAACTTTTCTTATACTTATTCATTCATGAGTAATTATGAAGCTAACCGTGCATTTCTTATGTTAATCCATCTACTTTTGTTTGATTGTGATAGAAAAGTTATGAGAAAATCTAAACCGAATTAGAAAATTGGTTTCTCAAGTGAAAGGATATAAAGTTTTGACATGTTTTCCAATTTGGGTAAAAGAAatctgttaaaaaaaatattaaattatgaaactacaaaataaaaattagaaagtaATATGTGACACCTAAatggaaaaattaaagaaaaattcaattgaGAAGTATAAATATCTCGATTATTTGATAGACTATACAAATTTGTTAAGGATTTAACTCGACATATCCAATTTTATCATGTCTTAAAACTTAACTGAGTCAACTTttaataatgtataaaatagTATATGCaagcatttaattatttattatcatttaaagttatattttgaGTAAGATATGTATTAacttaaaatagttaaaaagtaATACAGTTTAAGTTAATCTGTAAGCATATGAAGTAGATAATcaggattttaaaaattatggcAAAAGAATTTAAGTTTTTACTATATGTAAAAAGGATGGAAaagaagaatatatttttattagaggaaacacaaatatttatttatttatactataaaagtattaaatgaaaataaatatttaatcttttgaatAGTTTTTTTCAAACTCATTGATGagtaattatgaaattaatcGTTTGATTGCCATAGAAAAgttgtgaaaaataattataatttatttacaataaGGTTTAGCCGTGTGAAGTGGGGCCTGACATTCGCAATCAACACACACATACGACAGAACATAGTTGGTATTATGTTGCCATgacaccaaaaagaa carries:
- the LOC114189694 gene encoding protein BCCIP homolog, whose protein sequence is MMRYKVLKSNTETLPRPKRRRQRPKSWPITFSPFARSLVLARMHSLHAPKRRSQNPNPTLPAKEPQPAQSSHHHLNGVVREDFSKPEHSESSDEDSDGVVQADFSFFDPKPDDFHGVKTLLQNYLDNEEWDLSAFVELILEQSTVGTVVKIEDDEDEGIFALVTALNLYRYREHRCMVTLKDFLLHKAHQEKDVADKLRLLLVEQERDVAILVSQRMVNLPPQLLPPLYDALFDEVLWATEDEPTEELRNSFKFKHYIILSKVYVLKNAEQKTKRDNDNDNEEGIIYLKLEDEIFHKLSSWSFYFPWQSQQPAPHELKNYKSTGLIMAVEADKIPKFRQELAAVINET
- the LOC114163953 gene encoding protein SENSITIVITY TO RED LIGHT REDUCED 1 — its product is MAASEKTLTIDNCTTSEGWTVVLPRRSRQRRKATQSGVLEEKQEPWTPTDSLTDPSKKATLVQKMERCMNKIDKSEFYHTFRDQIQTSIADYFSKVLASEIKMQMVIYGIGSIELYEPPRLQLSLAILLKRDFSWIGNVEVFDPILSATESQVLETLGCSVMSINEHGRREALKPTMFFMPHCEAELYNNLLQANWKLNLLKNMVLFGNSFETYEQHVSLCKNSPILNSVGHILAARGFTNEFRIQTVSDDYYNAFHDSSWHIFSPLLESELQFINS